One part of the Anopheles merus strain MAF chromosome 3L, AmerM5.1, whole genome shotgun sequence genome encodes these proteins:
- the LOC121598867 gene encoding zinc metalloproteinase nas-14-like has protein sequence MKSLVAICVCAMSLLSHHPVRATPIKRTSPIFLDRENMHEEIGEYFEGDMMLSLEQTEAFKNGYASIVNDKTKWPNNIVYYTIDTTVYNSVHQNSIRTAMDRIEQVSCIRFVPRTTQNGYIFISQAEPGVCSARVGYTGTKQPVNLSTNGCMSRGTIIHELLHALGFIHMQSSPDRDLYLDINYAAIIPGKEHNFNRYFSSAADDHGIPYDYDSVMHYASTAFSVNGQPTIIPKKKDALIGQRNNLSPKDIKQLNHLYPNCY, from the exons ATGAAGTCACTGGTAGCTATCTGTGTCTGTGCGATGTCACTTCTATCGCATCATCCAGTAAGAGCTACCCCGATCAAAAGGACCTCTCCGATAT TCCTAGATAGGGAAAACATGCATGAAGAAATTGGTGAATACTTCGAAGGAGACATGATGCTTTCTCTGGAGCAGACAGAAGCATTTAAAAATGGATATGCCTCCATTGTGAATGATAAAACCAAGTGGCCGAACAACATCGTTTACTACACCATCGATACCACCGTTTACA ATTCCGTTCACCAGAACAGCATTCGCACGGCAATGGATAGGATCGAGCAAGTGAGCTGCATCCGGTTTGTACCGCGCACGACCCAGAATGGTTACATTTTCATTTCG CAAGCTGAACCGGGAGTCTGTTCGGCTAGGGTAGGCTATACTGGAACGAAGCAACCCGTCAACCTGTCAACGAACGGCTGCATGTCCCGTGGCACCATCATCCACGAGCTGCTGCATGCGCTCGGGTTCATTCATATGCAGAGTAGTCCCGATCGTGATCTCTACCTGGATATTAACTACGCCGCCATAATACCGGGCAAAGAGCACAACTTCAATCGCTACTTTTCATCGGCGGCTGACGATCATGGCATACCGTACGATTACGACAGCGTGATGCATTACGCATCGACGGCGTTCAGCGTAAATGGGCAGCCGACGATTATTCCGAAAAAGAAGGACGCTCTGATTGGACAGCGTAATAACCTAAGTCCTAAAGACATCAAACAACTCAACCATCTGTATCCGAACTGTTACTAG
- the LOC121599534 gene encoding uncharacterized protein LOC121599534: MKLVASVTTCVLVALALTIGGEAQENVLTRVAPSMLECYESAQIFERDNRLPMTMNMLIELIRKVEDTPGFQQDIRQLAISMLHRFRQDGIVRAPGVTSMSGVIPFSPTEFQFTKHRVLFSRLLPGNAVNFPNATLSIDERCALHFMLSNSIDRRVRGDENIRCSQLSQYRAARVPRELDFKDRSRLRSNYLGDNEMLEQPEMDRIREHIKKIKHKASSAARLEMDPDEDHPDDEEEHPEATVEGGDEPQEEPIAAAGEDEETGEPLEEDGALGEIGDVSLVDIASNAISACPVENGVVYTPWGSVMAGTVLAGIAAGLEPQTVQLRDLMSRSDQYRSRQVQPMRVDNRWAATLSGDLAEVSLLHAPSVANNVQVGAAGAWNRTVAPRWYFLSQREHLQMTDTEIRAGIDGLLLATNIAEWRSRANNLRLSQVLDMYYSHRGVFNDTVRSCNRRDLFTTVAPMQQLREQTVAFSTVLDKEMQMPFTISQEAIINFSDQATDALANYIPSALNDLSCEATAIVMNDPTIWRTASDLYIFIDAAWPHRDAYSVVSNILDSLDVGRFGTNYTILNARDGNVIVNSTQFLSDFHMTYTPELHQSLPNGLNIPNVFRRMREETNNVMSNERRTNNLSGRSKLALMIVHTDRVSEGDTNFAIQHLQIFREEVPDLRFLYLAAGDPGRFNRFVRDERRDVFPLRELESGSIVDTVRVQLSPVIHRIQQEPRRIVNPRCGHDWVQENWGSNSMNQFVEPRGVNFYRLHPNYFFRQGENRRFRIQGHGFATLTVCHSRWVERPRQNSTENRDSIQCRTINTDAYDIDLSNACDGHSVIHTCPPLFVSVEGPLNPPAVIRCSEPQCRFPDNARFAVVLDNMGCFSSASRTVSSLLLAAMLALVVALFKQS, encoded by the exons ATGAAGTTAGTGGCGTCGGTAACGACGTGTGTGCTGGTGGCCCTGGCGCTAACCATCGGCGGAGAGGCGCAGGAAAATGTCCTCACCCGCGTGGCACCGTCCATGCTGGAGTGCTACGAGAGTGCACAGATCTTCGAGCGGGACAACCGGCTGCCAATGACGATGAACATGCTGATCGAGCTGATCCGCAAGGTGGAGGATACGCCCGGATTCCAGCAGGACATTCGACAGCTCGCCATCAGTATGCTGCACCGCTTCCGGCAGGATGGTATTGTGCGGGCACCGGGCGTAACGAGCATGTCCGGTGTGATACCGTTCAGCCCTACCGAGTTCCAGTTTACGAAGCATCGTGTGCTGTTCTCCCGTCTACTGCCTGGCAATGCGGTCAACTTCCCGAACGCTACATTGAGCATTGACGAAAGA TGTGCCCTTCATTTCATGCTCTCGAACTCGATCGATCGCCGTGTGCGAGGTGATGAGAACATCCGCTGCTCGCAGCTCTCTCAGTATCGGGCCGCCCGAGTACCGCGCGAGCTAGACTTCAAGGATCGTAGCCGACTGCGATCGAACTATCTGGGCGATAATGAGATGCTGGAGCAACCGGAAATGGATCGCATTCGCGAGCATATCAAGAAGATTAAGCATAAGGCATCATCGGCCGCACGGCTTGAGATGGACCCGGACGAGGATCACCCGGACGATGAGGAGGAGCATCCGGAGGCGACCGTCGAAGGAGGCGACGAACCACAGGAGGAACCGATCGCTGCCGCAGGGGAAGACGAGGAAACTGGCGAACCGCTGGAAGAGGATGGTGCGCTCGGAGAGATCGGTGACGTTAGCTTGGTGGACATTGCCTCGAACGCGATCAGTGCCTGCCCGGTGGAGAACGGTGTCGTCTACACGCCGTGGGGCTCGGTAATGGCCGGCACGGTATTGGCCGGTATTGCGGCCGGTTTGGAACCGCAAACCGTGCAGCTGCGTGATCTTATGTCCCGGTCGGATCAGTACCGCAGCCGGCAGGTACAGCCGATGCGCGTGGACAACCGCTGGGCAGCGACACTGTCGGGAGATTTGGCCGAGGTGAGCCTGCTGCATGCACCGTCGGTAGCGAACAATGTGCAGGTGGGTGCGGCCGGTGCGTGGAATCGAACGGTTGCTCCCCGCTGGTACTTCCTGAGCCAGCGAGAGCATCTGCAGATGACGGACACGGAGATTCGGGCAGGCATTGatgggctgctgctggccacAAACATTGCCGAGTGGCGTAGCCGGGCGAATAATTTGCGCTTGAGCCAGGTGTTGGATATGTACTATTCGCATCGGGGTGTGTTTAACGATACGGTGCGGTCGTGTAATCGTCGCGATCTCTTTACGACGGTTGCCCCGATGCAGCAGTTGCGCGAGCAGACGGTTGCGTTCAGCACGGTGCTAGATAAGGAGATGCAGATGCCGTTCACGATTTCTCAGGAAGCAATCATTAACTTCTCCGATCAGGCGACCGATGCGTTGGCTAACTACATTC CTTCTGCTCTAAATGATCTGTCGTGCGAAGCGACTGCGATCGTGATGAACGATCCCACCATCTGGCGTACGGCTTCCGATCTGTATATCTTTATCGATGCTGCCTGGCCTCATCGGGATGCGTACTCCGTTGTCTC AAACATTCTTGATTCTCTCGATGTGGGTCGCTTCGGTACGAACTATACCATTTTGAATGCACGCGATGGAAATGTGATCGTTAACTCGACCCAGTTCCTATCAGACTTCCATATGACTTACACGCCGGAGCTGCACCAAAGTC TACCGAATGGATTGAACATCCCGAACGTGTTCCGCCGAATGCGCGAAGAAACGAACAACGTGATGAGCAACGAACGGCGTACAAACAACTTGAGCGGACGATCGAAGCTTGCGTTAATGATCGTACACACGGATCGCGTCAGCGAGGGTGACACCAACTTTGCCATCCAGCATCTGCAAATCTTCCGCGAGGAGGTTCCGGACCTGCGCTTCCTGTATCTGGCCGCCGGCGATCCGGGACGGTTCAATCGGTTCGTGCGGGACGAGCGGCGCGATGTGTTCCCGCTGCGTGAGCTTGAGTCTGGCTCGATCGTGGATACGGTGCGCGTCCAGCTGAGCCCGGTCATTCACCGGATTCAGCAGGAACCGAGAAGGATTGTGAATCCACGCTGTGGCCACGACTGGGTTCAGGAAAATTGGGGCTCCAACTCGATGAATCAGTTTGTTGAGCCCCGTGGTGTGAACTTTTACCGGTTGCATCCGAACTACTTCTTCCGGCAGGGTGAGAACCGCCGGTTTCGTATTCAGGGCCATGGATTTGCAACGCTAACGGTGTGCCACTCACGTTGGGTTGAACGTCCAAG ACAAAACTCAACCGAGAACCGCGACTCGATCCAGTGCCGCACGATCAACACGGATGCGTACGATATTGACCTCTCGAATGCTTGCGATGGTCATTCGGTGATTCACACCTGTCCGCCGCTGTTTGTGTCCGTCGAAGGACCGCTCAATCCACCGGCCGTTATACGTTGCTCCGAGCCGCAATGTCGTTTCCCGGACAATGCACGGTTTGCTGTTGTGCTGGACAATATGGGATGCTTCAGCAGTGCTAGCAGGACGGTCAGCTCACTACTGTTGGCGGCCATGTTGGCGTTGGTCGTGGCGTTGTTTAAGCAGTCGTAG
- the LOC121598869 gene encoding astacin-like — MNAVSWVLFCVVAISSQTLATPVKRNSEIGMEMASSLEEVGGNFEGDIDLTSDQEKAVKYGYTAIIGESFKWPNNIVPYVIDTTAFTISQQNSILSAIQQIELVSCVRFKPRTTEADYVKVMGGYSGCWASLGRRGGAQTVNLQPNGCMSRGTIIHEFLHALGFVHMQSASDRDFYVTINWSAIQADKASNFDRYGPTVVDDFGIPYDYESVMHYGSTAFTYSGQQTIVPKTSGVTIGQRVGMSLKDIRRLNALYPNCY, encoded by the exons ATGAACGCGGTATCATGGGTCTTGTTCTGTGTGGTGGCAATTTCGTCACAGACGCTGGCAACACCCGTAAAGAGAAACTCTGAAATCG GTATGGAGATGGCGAGCTCGCTGGAGGAAGTTGGTGGCAACTTTGAAGGCGATATCGATCTTACCAGCGATCAGGAGAAGGCGGTTAAATATGGCTACACCGCTATCATTGGCGAATCGTTCAAGTGGCCGAACAACATCGTACCGTACGTGATCGATACAACAGCGTTCA CTATTAGCCAGCAGAACAGCATTCTGTCCGCTATTCAGCAGATCGAGCTAGTTAGCTGCGTCCGCTTTAAGCCACGCACGACCGAAGCTGATTACGTAAAAGTTATG GGTGGCTACAGCGGCTGTTGGGCTAGTCTGGGTCGCCGTGGTGGTGCTCAGACGGTGAATCTGCAACCGAACGGCTGCATGTCCCGCGGGACGATCATCCACGAATTCCTACATGCGCTCGGGTTCGTGCACATGCAGAGCGCCTCGGACCGTGACTTCTACGTGACGATCAACTGGAGCGCAATCCAGGCGGACAAGGCTTCCAACTTCGATCGGTACGGTCCGACCGTGGTGGATGACTTTGGCATCCCGTACGATTACGAGAGCGTGATGCACTACGGTTCGACGGCGTTCACCTACAGCGGACAGCAAACGATCGTACCGAAGACGAGTGGCGTTACGATCGGGCAGCGTGTCGGCATGAGCCTTAAGGACATCAGGCGACTGAACGCTCTGTACCCGAACTGCTACTAA
- the LOC121598870 gene encoding trypsin-3-like — MALRFAAVFCLLLASCLAAVPKRNMARVVGGSDTTIEAHPYQVSLRRLHKHSCGGAILNTNTILTAAHCVDYPELVPSDFEVRAGSTFRNEGGQLITVAQIHTHPSYNDWTLEWDISVLKLVSSLQLSPTVQPISLPDRGLTIPDGTSVSLAGWGSLYYQGPSTNHLQHVMLPIVSNSRCGMAYKNFAPILPFHICAGHKGKDACQGDSGGPLVYQSRVVGIVSWGYGCAFENYPSVYTRVSEFLDFIGQHF, encoded by the exons ATGGCGTTACGATTCGCTGCGGTGTTCTGTCTGCTATTGGCCAGTTGCTTGGCGGCTG TGCCGAAAAGAAACATGGCTCGCGTCGTTGGCGGTAGCGATACGACGATCGAGGCTCATCCGTACCAGGTGTCGCTTCGGCGGCTGCACAAGCACAGTTGCGGCGGTGCCATCTTGAACACCAACACCATCCTAACGGCGGCTCACTGCGTCGATTA TCCAGAGCTTGTCCCATCGGACTTTGAGGTACGCGCTGGTTCCACGTTCCGCAATGAGGGCGGTCAGCTGATTACCGTTGCCCAAATCCACACGCATCCGAGCTACAACGATTGGACGCTCGAGTGGGATATTTCCGTCCTGAAGCTAGTCAGTTCACTGCAGCTCAGCCCTACCGTGCAACCGATCAGTCTACCAGACCGAGGCCTAACCATACCCGATGGTACCTCCGTATCGCTAGCAGGATGGGGTTCACTTTAC TACCAGGGACCGTCCACGAACCATCTGCAGCACGTAATGCTTCCGATCGTAAGCAACAGCCGTTGCGGAATGGCGTACAAGAACTTTGCCCCAATCCTACCATTCCACATCTGCGCGGGTCACAAGGGTAAGGACGCCTGTCAGGGTGACTCGGGCGGTCCGTTGGTGTACCAGAGCCGTGTCGTCGGAATCGTTTCCTGGGGCTATGGCTGTGCGTTTGAGAACTACCCGTCGGTTTATACGCGAGTGTCCGAGTTTTTGGATTTCATCGGGCAACACTTCTAA